In one Pseudoclavibacter sp. Marseille-Q3772 genomic region, the following are encoded:
- a CDS encoding PLP-dependent aminotransferase family protein, with product MRPAGSAEIAITLDRDSTVSLPQQLVTAVRELIRDRILQPGDAMPATRSWAAQLGVSRGTVVTAYEQLAAEGYVIAERGAATRVNPSLAATHPDTAPEGSTAQSRRQEATSSAVPTPTRRPRASAATPHPVTINMLPGQSSSEHLSTPAWRRAWRNAVDGEFEAAPLGGAPEYLSALSDYFRRMRGLARDASQYLATAGGRDGLALIVLTLAAEHPGRPLRVGVESPGYPSLRLALRRLGCALIPLGVDEQGLRTDSLPRGGAKPDLVIVTPSHQYPLGGSLPIARRLELLEWARQESVLIIEDDYDSELRYVGQPLPTLTALDEPEQDTVVLLGTFTTTVAPGLGIGMLCVPDALRPRCIDARADLGSPVSSVVQRAFAEYLDSGELARRVARMRRAYRQRRTAVLDAFADVDHLTVSPMDGGLHAVLHSERSEAGMLRACRSAQVLVEPGGEYWNRAEPALAGAAPAASAAAAHAAEAGSERPGYEGGSIVIGYAHLTDAELAEGLRRLRAVL from the coding sequence GTGCGCCCAGCAGGTTCCGCGGAAATCGCCATCACCCTCGATCGTGACAGCACGGTCTCGCTCCCCCAGCAGCTGGTAACGGCCGTACGCGAACTCATCCGTGACCGCATCCTGCAGCCCGGCGACGCTATGCCTGCAACGCGTAGCTGGGCCGCGCAATTGGGGGTGTCTCGGGGCACTGTCGTCACTGCCTATGAGCAGCTCGCCGCCGAGGGATACGTCATTGCTGAGCGCGGCGCTGCAACCCGCGTGAACCCCAGTCTGGCCGCGACGCATCCAGACACCGCACCCGAAGGCAGTACCGCCCAGTCACGACGCCAAGAAGCTACATCCTCCGCTGTACCGACGCCGACGCGACGACCGCGCGCATCCGCCGCTACGCCCCATCCGGTCACCATCAATATGCTGCCGGGGCAGTCGTCGAGCGAGCATTTGAGCACGCCGGCATGGCGGCGAGCATGGCGCAATGCGGTCGACGGTGAGTTTGAGGCGGCGCCCCTGGGCGGTGCCCCGGAGTACCTTTCGGCGTTGAGCGATTACTTTCGGCGAATGCGCGGGCTCGCTCGCGATGCCTCGCAATACCTGGCGACTGCCGGTGGCCGCGATGGGCTGGCGTTGATCGTACTGACCCTGGCGGCGGAACATCCGGGGCGACCGCTACGCGTCGGTGTCGAATCGCCGGGGTATCCATCGCTGCGGCTGGCGCTTCGGCGCCTCGGATGCGCGCTCATCCCGCTGGGCGTTGACGAACAGGGACTGCGCACGGATTCGCTACCCCGCGGCGGTGCGAAACCCGATCTCGTGATCGTCACGCCGAGCCACCAGTATCCGCTCGGCGGCAGCCTGCCGATTGCGCGACGCCTCGAGCTTCTGGAATGGGCGCGGCAAGAGTCGGTGCTGATCATTGAGGACGACTACGACTCCGAGCTGCGGTACGTGGGCCAACCGCTGCCGACGCTGACGGCGCTGGATGAGCCTGAGCAAGACACCGTGGTGCTGCTCGGTACGTTTACTACGACGGTCGCGCCGGGGCTTGGTATCGGGATGCTCTGTGTTCCGGATGCGTTGCGGCCGCGGTGTATTGATGCTCGCGCGGACTTGGGGTCGCCGGTGTCGTCGGTGGTACAGCGGGCATTTGCCGAGTACTTGGATTCCGGTGAACTTGCGCGCCGGGTGGCTCGGATGCGGCGAGCGTACCGTCAGCGGCGCACTGCCGTGCTTGACGCCTTTGCCGATGTTGACCATTTGACCGTCTCACCGATGGATGGTGGGCTGCACGCGGTGTTGCACTCGGAGCGCAGCGAGGCAGGCATGCTACGGGCATGCCGCAGTGCGCAAGTGTTGGTCGAGCCCGGTGGCGAGTATTGGAACCGTGCCGAACCCGCGCTGGCTGGTGCCGCACCCGCCGCATCCGCCGCTGCTGCACATGCTGCCGAAGCGGGCTCCGAACGTCCTGGTTACGAAGGCGGCAGCATCGTCATCGGCTACGCGCACCTCACCGATGCTGAACTCGCTGAGGGACTTCGTCGGCTGCGGGCAGTGCTGTAG
- a CDS encoding HIT domain-containing protein has product MTGERDLTHPDTLAGSGESALESAADFVGEPDGFERTWVPHRMVYLGNDKRDRTQENVCVFCAAPEKSDEDGLIVYRGQTCYVVMNLYPYNTGHLLICPYRHIPTYDLCDDDEILEMGKLTQRAMRVLGRQSGVAGFNIGMNQGQVAGAGVAGHLHEHVVPRWANDANFMPIIARTKPMPRLLGEQRAELARWWQESLARD; this is encoded by the coding sequence ATGACTGGGGAGCGCGACTTAACGCATCCGGACACCTTGGCCGGTAGCGGCGAGAGTGCATTGGAATCTGCGGCTGACTTTGTTGGCGAACCGGACGGGTTCGAGCGGACCTGGGTGCCGCACCGCATGGTGTACCTGGGGAATGACAAACGCGACCGAACGCAGGAAAACGTATGTGTGTTCTGTGCGGCGCCGGAGAAGAGCGACGAGGACGGACTCATCGTGTATCGCGGGCAAACTTGCTACGTGGTGATGAATCTGTACCCGTACAACACCGGCCACCTGCTGATCTGCCCGTACCGCCACATCCCTACCTACGACCTGTGTGACGACGACGAAATCCTTGAGATGGGCAAGCTGACTCAGCGTGCGATGCGCGTGCTCGGGCGTCAGTCTGGCGTTGCCGGGTTCAATATCGGGATGAACCAGGGGCAGGTTGCTGGCGCTGGTGTGGCTGGTCACCTGCACGAGCACGTCGTGCCGCGGTGGGCGAATGATGCCAACTTCATGCCGATTATTGCGCGCACGAAGCCGATGCCGCGACTGCTGGGAGAGCAGCGCGCCGAGCTCGCCCGCTGGTGGCAGGAGTCGCTTGCGCGCGACTAG
- the thrS gene encoding threonine--tRNA ligase, which produces MRVDGQLLDLFREVEAGTVAEAVTIDSEDGLNILRHSAAHVTAQAVQNLWPDAKLGIGPFITDGYYYDFDVAEPFTPEDLKRIEKEMQRIIKQGQRFARRAVSDEQAREELASEPYKLELVSLKGGAGSDSGENVEVGEGELTIYDNVDAKTGETVWYDLCRGPHLPTTKLIGNGWALLRSAAAYWRGSEKNPMLQRIYGTAWPSKDQLVAYKTRLEEAAKRDHRRIGNEQDLFSFPDEIGSGLAVFHPAGGIIRYEMEDHSRRRHLEEGYSFVNTPHITKGQLYEVSGHLDWYRDGMFPPLQVDAELDEDGTVRKPGVDYYLKPMNCPMHNLIFDARARSYRELPLRLFEFGTVYRYEKSGVLHGFSRARGFTQDDAHIYCTREQMRDELAKTLDFVLSLLRDYGLDDFYLELSTKDPEKFVGSDEVWEEATETLREVAEASGLELVPDEGGAAFYGPKISVQARDAIGRTWQMSTVQLDFNLPERFDLEYAAADGTRQRPVMIHRALFGSIERFFSVLVEHYAGAFPVWMSPEQVVGIPVAEEYADYLGSIINKLKALGVRARLDDSSDRMPKKIRTHTKAKIPFQLIAGEDDRSQDAVSFRFRDGSQRNGVPVDEAIDLIQRAIREHRNINTAEDLTAV; this is translated from the coding sequence ATGCGAGTAGACGGTCAGCTGCTCGACCTCTTCCGCGAAGTAGAAGCAGGAACCGTTGCAGAAGCGGTCACCATCGACAGCGAAGACGGGCTCAACATTTTGCGCCACTCCGCAGCGCACGTGACCGCACAGGCAGTGCAAAACCTCTGGCCGGACGCCAAGCTCGGCATCGGCCCATTCATCACCGACGGGTACTACTACGACTTCGACGTGGCCGAGCCGTTCACACCGGAAGACCTCAAGCGCATCGAAAAAGAGATGCAGCGAATTATCAAACAGGGGCAGCGATTCGCACGCCGAGCAGTCAGCGACGAACAGGCGCGCGAGGAACTCGCATCCGAACCCTACAAACTCGAACTCGTGTCGCTGAAAGGCGGGGCCGGAAGCGACTCGGGCGAGAACGTTGAAGTTGGCGAGGGCGAACTTACGATTTACGACAACGTCGACGCAAAAACCGGCGAAACTGTCTGGTACGACCTGTGCCGCGGGCCGCACCTGCCCACCACCAAACTGATCGGCAACGGTTGGGCCCTGCTGCGCAGCGCCGCCGCCTACTGGCGCGGCAGCGAGAAGAACCCGATGCTGCAGCGCATCTACGGCACCGCGTGGCCCTCGAAAGACCAGCTGGTGGCCTACAAGACTCGGCTCGAAGAAGCCGCGAAGCGCGACCACCGACGCATCGGCAACGAGCAGGACCTCTTCTCGTTCCCGGACGAGATTGGTTCGGGCCTGGCAGTATTCCATCCGGCCGGCGGCATCATCCGCTACGAGATGGAAGACCACTCGCGCCGTCGTCACCTCGAAGAGGGCTACAGTTTCGTCAACACCCCGCACATCACCAAGGGGCAGCTCTACGAGGTGTCTGGTCACCTGGACTGGTACCGCGACGGTATGTTCCCGCCCCTGCAGGTCGATGCAGAGCTCGACGAGGACGGTACGGTACGCAAGCCCGGCGTCGACTACTACCTCAAGCCCATGAACTGCCCGATGCACAACCTCATTTTTGATGCGCGGGCACGTAGCTACCGCGAGCTACCACTGCGACTGTTTGAGTTCGGTACCGTCTACCGCTATGAAAAGTCCGGCGTGCTGCACGGATTCTCACGCGCACGCGGCTTCACACAGGACGACGCGCACATTTATTGCACTCGTGAGCAGATGCGCGATGAGCTCGCGAAGACCCTCGACTTCGTGCTCAGCTTGCTGCGCGACTACGGCCTGGACGACTTCTACCTCGAACTATCCACAAAGGATCCCGAAAAGTTTGTCGGCAGCGACGAGGTATGGGAAGAAGCCACCGAAACGCTTCGCGAGGTTGCCGAGGCCTCGGGGCTTGAGCTTGTACCGGATGAGGGTGGGGCCGCATTCTACGGACCGAAGATTTCGGTGCAGGCTCGCGATGCGATCGGCCGCACCTGGCAGATGTCAACGGTGCAGCTTGACTTCAACCTGCCCGAGCGGTTTGACCTGGAATACGCGGCAGCGGATGGCACGCGCCAGCGTCCGGTGATGATTCACCGTGCCCTTTTCGGTTCGATCGAGCGATTCTTCAGCGTGCTCGTCGAACACTATGCTGGCGCCTTCCCGGTGTGGATGTCACCGGAACAGGTCGTTGGCATTCCGGTCGCAGAAGAGTACGCCGACTACCTCGGCAGCATCATCAACAAGTTGAAGGCACTCGGCGTGAGAGCTCGACTCGACGACTCGAGCGACCGTATGCCGAAGAAGATCCGCACGCACACCAAGGCGAAGATTCCGTTCCAGCTCATCGCCGGTGAAGACGACCGAAGCCAGGATGCGGTTTCTTTCCGTTTCCGAGACGGGTCGCAGCGAAACGGTGTGCCGGTAGACGAGGCGATTGACCTCATCCAGCGTGCTATTCGCGAACACCGCAATATCAATACTGCTGAGGACCTGACCGCTGTATGA
- the zapE gene encoding cell division protein ZapE, giving the protein MTPEQMVQALVPPPQFDHVSFENYKPDPDHPSQAQAREICEQFASRAAKQTRGLFGMRRKKSAAIKPGVYLDGGFGVGKTHLLAATWHAASGRKYFGTFIEYTALVGALGYKHAVEAFSGASLIAIDEFELDDPGDTMVMSKLLGELVASGTAVAATSNTPPNALGEGRFAAQDFLREITKLASVFETVRIDGVDYRRRAVEGEAVVTERADVDSLVQERLDAGQTVARDDFRTLIDHLATVHPSKYVRLIDEVDCLVLDEVAELTDQSEALRFVAFIDRVYDAQVPIIASGVALDDVFGGGMLDGGYRKKYLRAVSRLIASTGAAREA; this is encoded by the coding sequence ATGACACCAGAGCAGATGGTGCAAGCACTGGTTCCGCCCCCTCAGTTCGACCACGTGAGTTTCGAAAACTACAAACCCGACCCCGACCATCCTTCGCAGGCACAGGCACGTGAGATTTGTGAGCAGTTTGCGAGCCGGGCTGCGAAGCAGACGCGTGGACTCTTCGGCATGCGACGCAAGAAATCCGCTGCGATTAAGCCCGGGGTCTACCTCGACGGCGGGTTCGGCGTTGGCAAGACGCACCTGCTGGCTGCAACCTGGCATGCCGCCAGTGGTCGCAAGTACTTCGGCACGTTTATCGAGTACACAGCGCTGGTTGGTGCGCTGGGGTATAAGCACGCTGTTGAGGCGTTCAGTGGAGCCAGTCTGATTGCGATCGACGAGTTCGAGCTGGATGATCCCGGCGACACCATGGTGATGTCAAAGTTGCTTGGTGAGCTTGTGGCGAGCGGAACTGCCGTGGCGGCGACCTCGAACACCCCGCCGAATGCGCTGGGCGAGGGACGCTTTGCGGCACAGGATTTCCTGCGTGAGATCACCAAACTGGCGAGCGTGTTCGAGACGGTGCGTATCGACGGTGTTGACTATCGTCGCCGTGCTGTCGAGGGTGAGGCGGTTGTGACGGAGCGTGCGGATGTGGATTCGCTTGTTCAGGAGCGGCTGGATGCGGGGCAGACAGTCGCGCGCGACGATTTCCGTACGCTGATCGATCACCTGGCCACTGTGCATCCGTCGAAGTACGTGCGGCTGATCGATGAGGTCGATTGCCTCGTGCTCGACGAGGTGGCTGAACTCACTGATCAATCGGAAGCCCTGCGATTCGTGGCGTTCATTGACCGCGTGTACGACGCGCAGGTGCCGATTATTGCCAGCGGTGTGGCCCTGGACGATGTGTTCGGTGGCGGCATGCTCGATGGCGGGTACCGCAAAAAGTATCTGCGCGCAGTTTCGCGACTCATCGCATCCACCGGAGCTGCACGCGAAGCGTAG
- a CDS encoding sulfurtransferase, whose amino-acid sequence MSLNADTSRKFLEYAHPEKLVSTQWLEEHLDAPELVVLESNEDVLLYETDHIPRARKIDWHTDLNQPVVRDYLDPQDFAALASRLGITADSTIVIYGDRSNWWAAYALWVFELFGVTNVRLLDGGRDKWIAEGRELTREVPEVTPTDFDVPARDDAPLRAYRDEVLEHVRAGLPLVDVRSPQEYTGERTHMPDYPQEGALRGGHIPTAHSVPWAKAANEDGTFKSRAELETIYREELGLEDASDVIAYCRIGERSSHTWFVLKYLLGFAHVRNYDGSWTEWGSLVGAPIVTGTARGELAPSAR is encoded by the coding sequence ATGTCACTGAATGCCGACACCAGCCGCAAGTTTTTGGAGTACGCCCACCCCGAGAAACTGGTCAGCACCCAGTGGCTTGAAGAGCACCTGGATGCACCCGAGCTGGTAGTTCTGGAATCCAACGAGGATGTTCTGCTGTACGAAACCGACCACATCCCGAGAGCACGCAAAATCGATTGGCACACCGACCTCAACCAGCCGGTCGTGCGCGACTACCTAGACCCACAAGACTTCGCGGCGCTCGCATCCCGACTCGGCATCACTGCGGATTCGACCATCGTCATCTATGGCGACCGCTCCAATTGGTGGGCCGCCTACGCGCTATGGGTCTTCGAGCTGTTCGGCGTCACCAATGTGCGCCTCTTGGACGGTGGGCGCGATAAGTGGATCGCCGAGGGTCGCGAACTCACTCGCGAGGTCCCCGAGGTCACACCAACCGATTTCGACGTGCCGGCACGCGACGACGCACCGCTGCGCGCCTACCGCGATGAGGTGCTCGAGCATGTTCGCGCTGGCCTCCCCCTCGTCGATGTCCGCAGCCCGCAGGAGTACACCGGCGAGCGCACCCACATGCCTGACTACCCGCAGGAGGGCGCGCTTCGAGGCGGCCACATCCCCACCGCGCACAGTGTGCCGTGGGCAAAGGCCGCAAACGAGGACGGCACCTTCAAGTCGCGAGCCGAACTCGAAACCATCTACCGCGAGGAGCTCGGCCTCGAAGACGCGTCGGATGTGATCGCCTACTGCCGGATCGGTGAGCGCTCCAGCCACACCTGGTTCGTGCTCAAGTACCTGCTCGGCTTTGCACACGTACGCAACTACGACGGTTCGTGGACCGAGTGGGGTTCGCTCGTTGGCGCTCCGATCGTCACCGGCACGGCTCGAGGAGAACTCGCACCGTCGGCCCGGTAA
- a CDS encoding SufE family protein yields MSALPDSLQAICDDFHALPENDRLLLLLEFADGLPEVPERYADADFERVEECQSPVFITTEVSEDAVALFAKAPAEAPTTRGFAAILVEGISGLHPQQVLEVPSDFPFALGITKQVSPLRLNGMMGMLARVQRQVRDALASGSGADAVTP; encoded by the coding sequence GTGAGTGCTCTACCTGATTCTCTGCAAGCAATCTGCGACGACTTCCATGCGCTGCCGGAAAACGACCGGCTGCTGCTGCTGTTGGAGTTCGCAGATGGTCTCCCGGAGGTACCCGAACGCTACGCCGACGCTGATTTCGAACGCGTAGAAGAGTGCCAGTCCCCCGTCTTCATCACCACTGAGGTGAGCGAAGATGCGGTTGCACTGTTCGCAAAGGCACCGGCTGAGGCACCAACCACGCGAGGGTTCGCTGCGATCTTGGTTGAGGGCATCAGTGGTTTGCACCCACAGCAGGTGCTGGAGGTGCCGAGCGACTTCCCGTTTGCGCTGGGAATCACCAAGCAGGTCTCCCCGCTACGGCTCAACGGCATGATGGGGATGCTTGCCCGCGTCCAGCGCCAGGTTCGCGATGCGCTGGCGTCAGGTAGCGGCGCGGATGCGGTCACGCCATGA
- a CDS encoding dihydrofolate reductase family protein, producing the protein MTDTGSESAQRVWRDPAAMPAPEWLRPLGSTEGEHSLTDREGIATWLKECYRAPKQRWVRMNMLGSLNGRVTGPDGTSDSLSNRADRRILRTIRSLSDAVVVGAQTVRQERHATTRPTRLCVITSSGDLAGHRIHPDDAAELVYVCTVTSARERVRETMPGANIITLGTDDSGQLRLPDVIAELGNRGMHQLVVEGGGQLISQFLDAGLLDEICLTQAPVFGPSDAPTLPSSTLGTAFNRELVLEDSLGYLYQRLFASTSRP; encoded by the coding sequence ATGACCGACACGGGTTCGGAGTCAGCACAGCGCGTTTGGCGCGACCCGGCAGCCATGCCTGCGCCGGAATGGCTACGCCCGTTAGGAAGCACCGAGGGTGAGCACTCCCTCACCGACCGGGAAGGCATCGCTACTTGGCTCAAAGAGTGCTATCGGGCGCCGAAACAGCGGTGGGTTCGGATGAATATGCTTGGCTCGCTCAACGGTCGCGTCACCGGACCTGACGGCACTTCAGACTCGCTCTCGAACCGCGCTGATCGCCGCATCCTGCGCACCATCCGCTCGCTCAGCGATGCCGTCGTCGTTGGCGCACAGACGGTTCGCCAAGAGCGGCACGCAACAACACGACCGACCCGCCTGTGCGTAATCACCTCCTCGGGCGATCTTGCCGGTCACCGTATTCATCCCGATGACGCTGCGGAGCTGGTGTACGTGTGCACCGTGACCAGCGCCCGCGAGCGCGTGCGTGAAACGATGCCCGGGGCGAACATCATCACGTTGGGCACTGATGATTCGGGTCAGTTGCGCCTGCCGGACGTCATAGCCGAACTCGGTAATCGAGGGATGCATCAGCTGGTGGTCGAAGGCGGCGGGCAGCTTATTAGCCAGTTTTTGGATGCGGGCCTGCTGGACGAGATCTGCCTCACCCAGGCGCCGGTGTTTGGTCCGAGCGATGCCCCGACGCTCCCATCATCGACGCTCGGTACCGCGTTCAACCGCGAGCTGGTATTGGAGGATTCGCTCGGGTACCTGTATCAGCGGCTGTTCGCATCCACCTCGCGGCCCTAA